The Cyanobacterium stanieri LEGE 03274 genome has a window encoding:
- a CDS encoding magnesium chelatase subunit H → MFTNVKSAIRHIAPEDLQGRALMKVVYVVLEPQYQSSISAAIKSINAHNPNLAIEISGYLIEELRSPENYEEFKKDVAEANIFIASLIFIEELAQKVVEAVTPHRDHLDAAVVFPSMPEVMRLNKMGSFSMAQLGQSKSVIGDFMKKRKQKSGAGFEDAMLKLLRTLPTVLKYLPVEKAQDARNFMLSFQYWLGGSADNLENFFLMLADKYVFTGEKSLLNRNAEYAEPIVYPDMGIWHPLAPKMFEDIKGYLNWYNSRDDIGDDLRDPLAPTIGLVLQRTHLVTGDDAHYVAMLQELEYRGARVIPIFAGGLDFSKPVDEYFWDKPVQGVEPLPIVDAVVSLTGFALVGGPARQDHPKAVESLKRLNRPYMVALPLVFQTTEEWEESDLGLHPIQVALQIAIPELDGAIEPIILSGRDGNTGRSITLQDRVEAIASRALKWTNLRKKPKLDKKLAITVFSFPPDKGNVGTAAYLDVFGSIHEVLKGMQQNGYDIQDVPETPKELMEMVIHDAQAQYSSPELNVAYRMSVEEYERLTPYSQKLEENWGPPPGHLNSDGQNLLIYGKHFGNVFIGVQPTFGYEGDPMRLLFSRSASPHHGFAAYYTYLEKVWGVDAVLHFGTHGSLEFMPGKQMGMSGDCYPDSLIGNIPNIYYYAANNPSEATIAKRRSYANTISYLTPPAENAGLYKGLEELSELIGSYQGLKEGGRAVQIVNTIVDKARICNLDKDIPEIATPEGQEADLFDSSTMSQDERDTIVGAVYRKLMEIESRLLPCGLHVIGKPPTAEEAIATLVNIGSLDREEDGIWSLPTIIARSIGRNMEEIYRNADKGVLADVELLQHITEATRAAVRALVEEQVNAEGRVSFVSKLNFFNMGKKEPWVAKLHEFGYTNVDEKAIKPLFEYLEFCLEQVCADNELGGLLKALEGEYVLPGPGGDPIRNPNVLPTGKNIHALDPQKIPTLAAVQSAKIVVDRLLERQKIDNGGKYPETIACVLWGTDNIKTYGESLAQIMWMIGVKPVPDALGRVNKLELIPLEELGRPRIDVVVNCSGVFRDLFINQMNLLDQAVKKAAEADEPIEMNFVRKHALDQAEEMGINLRQAATRVFSNASGSYSSNVNLAVENSSWEEEQELRDMYLNRKSFAFNSDNPGVMDEGRDIFEKSLKTADATFQNLDSSEISLTDVSHYFDSDPTKVVASLRDDGKKPSAYIADTTTANAQVRTLSETVRLDARTKLLNPKWYEGMLSHGYEGVRELSKRLVNTMGWSATADAVDNWVYEDTNTTFIQDEEMCKRLMDLNPNSFRRMVSTLLEVNGRGYWETSDENIEKLQQLYQEAEDRIEGIE, encoded by the coding sequence ATGTTTACAAACGTAAAATCCGCCATCAGACATATAGCACCCGAAGATTTACAAGGTCGTGCTTTAATGAAGGTGGTTTATGTTGTTTTAGAACCTCAATATCAAAGTTCCATCTCAGCGGCAATCAAATCCATTAACGCCCATAATCCTAATCTCGCCATCGAAATTAGTGGTTATCTCATTGAGGAATTGAGAAGCCCTGAAAACTATGAAGAATTTAAAAAAGATGTTGCCGAAGCAAACATTTTCATTGCCTCTTTGATTTTCATTGAAGAATTGGCTCAAAAAGTGGTAGAAGCTGTTACCCCCCATCGTGATCACCTCGATGCAGCAGTAGTCTTCCCCTCCATGCCCGAAGTAATGCGCCTCAATAAAATGGGTAGCTTCAGCATGGCACAATTAGGGCAAAGTAAGAGCGTCATCGGCGACTTCATGAAAAAGCGTAAGCAAAAGTCAGGAGCTGGTTTTGAAGATGCCATGCTCAAACTTTTACGCACCCTCCCCACGGTATTAAAATATTTACCCGTGGAAAAAGCCCAGGATGCCCGTAACTTTATGTTAAGTTTCCAGTATTGGTTAGGAGGTTCGGCTGACAACTTAGAAAACTTCTTTTTGATGTTGGCTGACAAATATGTTTTCACTGGGGAAAAATCCTTACTCAATCGTAACGCTGAGTATGCCGAACCTATCGTTTATCCTGATATGGGTATTTGGCATCCCCTCGCCCCCAAAATGTTTGAGGACATTAAGGGTTATCTTAATTGGTATAACAGCCGTGATGACATTGGCGATGATTTAAGAGATCCCCTTGCACCTACCATTGGCTTAGTATTACAGCGTACCCACCTAGTCACCGGGGATGATGCTCATTATGTGGCGATGTTACAGGAGTTGGAATATCGTGGAGCTAGAGTTATTCCTATTTTTGCTGGTGGTTTAGACTTTTCTAAGCCTGTGGATGAGTATTTTTGGGATAAACCTGTCCAAGGAGTTGAACCTTTACCCATCGTAGATGCAGTGGTTTCCCTCACTGGTTTTGCCCTTGTGGGAGGGCCTGCTAGACAGGATCATCCCAAGGCGGTGGAGTCTTTAAAACGTCTCAATCGCCCCTATATGGTGGCTTTACCCCTCGTGTTCCAAACCACGGAGGAATGGGAAGAAAGTGATCTTGGTTTACACCCCATCCAAGTAGCGCTGCAAATTGCTATTCCTGAGTTAGACGGTGCCATTGAGCCGATTATTCTTTCTGGTAGGGATGGTAATACGGGACGTTCTATTACTTTACAGGATCGGGTAGAGGCGATCGCCTCTAGGGCCTTAAAATGGACTAACCTACGCAAAAAACCCAAATTAGACAAAAAACTTGCCATTACCGTCTTCAGTTTCCCCCCCGATAAAGGAAACGTGGGAACTGCCGCTTATTTAGACGTATTCGGCTCCATCCACGAAGTATTAAAGGGAATGCAACAAAACGGCTACGACATCCAAGACGTACCCGAAACCCCCAAAGAATTGATGGAAATGGTTATCCATGACGCTCAGGCACAATATTCTAGCCCTGAGTTAAACGTGGCTTACCGTATGAGCGTAGAAGAATACGAACGTTTAACCCCCTACTCTCAAAAACTTGAGGAAAACTGGGGCCCACCACCTGGGCATCTCAACAGCGATGGTCAAAACCTCTTAATTTACGGTAAACACTTCGGTAACGTATTTATTGGGGTTCAACCTACCTTCGGTTATGAAGGAGATCCCATGAGACTCTTATTCTCTCGCTCGGCTTCCCCTCACCATGGTTTTGCCGCTTATTATACCTACCTTGAAAAAGTTTGGGGTGTAGATGCGGTACTCCATTTCGGAACCCATGGATCTCTTGAATTCATGCCAGGTAAACAGATGGGGATGTCTGGAGACTGTTACCCTGATAGTCTCATCGGTAATATTCCCAATATCTATTACTACGCCGCCAATAACCCCAGTGAGGCAACCATCGCCAAACGTCGTAGTTATGCCAACACCATTTCTTACCTCACTCCTCCTGCTGAAAACGCTGGATTATATAAAGGTTTGGAAGAATTAAGCGAGTTAATTGGTTCTTACCAAGGTTTAAAAGAAGGTGGTCGTGCGGTGCAAATTGTTAATACCATTGTGGATAAAGCCCGTATTTGTAACCTCGACAAAGATATTCCTGAAATTGCTACACCTGAAGGGCAAGAAGCTGACTTGTTCGACTCTAGCACCATGTCTCAGGATGAAAGAGATACCATTGTTGGGGCGGTATATCGTAAGTTGATGGAAATTGAATCCCGTCTTTTACCCTGTGGGTTACACGTCATTGGTAAACCTCCTACCGCTGAAGAGGCGATCGCCACTTTGGTGAACATTGGTAGCTTAGATCGTGAAGAAGACGGTATCTGGAGTTTACCCACCATCATCGCCAGAAGCATTGGGCGTAACATGGAAGAAATTTATCGTAACGCTGATAAAGGGGTACTCGCCGACGTAGAACTATTACAACACATCACCGAAGCCACCAGAGCAGCGGTTAGAGCCTTAGTGGAAGAACAAGTAAACGCCGAAGGCAGAGTTTCCTTTGTTTCCAAACTTAACTTCTTCAACATGGGCAAAAAAGAACCTTGGGTTGCCAAACTCCATGAATTTGGTTACACCAATGTCGATGAAAAAGCCATCAAACCCTTGTTTGAATACCTCGAATTTTGCCTTGAGCAAGTTTGCGCTGACAACGAATTAGGCGGACTACTCAAAGCCCTTGAGGGTGAATATGTATTACCCGGACCAGGAGGAGATCCTATCCGTAATCCCAATGTATTACCCACAGGAAAAAACATTCACGCCCTCGATCCTCAAAAAATCCCTACCCTAGCCGCAGTACAATCAGCGAAAATCGTGGTGGACAGACTCCTAGAGCGTCAAAAGATCGACAACGGCGGAAAATACCCCGAAACCATCGCCTGTGTATTATGGGGAACAGACAACATCAAAACCTATGGAGAATCCCTCGCTCAAATCATGTGGATGATTGGGGTGAAACCTGTACCCGATGCTTTGGGAAGGGTAAACAAACTCGAATTAATTCCTTTAGAAGAATTAGGCAGACCCCGCATTGATGTGGTGGTAAACTGTTCTGGGGTATTCCGTGATCTATTTATTAACCAAATGAATCTTTTAGATCAAGCGGTGAAAAAAGCAGCGGAAGCCGATGAACCCATCGAGATGAACTTTGTGCGCAAACACGCCCTAGATCAAGCAGAAGAAATGGGTATTAATCTCCGTCAGGCGGCAACCCGTGTATTCTCCAACGCTTCTGGTTCATACTCTTCTAACGTTAACTTAGCAGTGGAAAACAGCAGTTGGGAAGAAGAGCAAGAATTACGAGATATGTACTTAAACCGTAAATCCTTCGCCTTCAACTCCGATAATCCGGGGGTAATGGATGAAGGGAGAGACATTTTCGAGAAATCCTTGAAAACCGCTGATGCCACTTTCCAAAACCTAGACTCCTCCGAGATTAGCTTAACCGATGTATCTCACTACTTTGACTCTGATCCTACCAAGGTAGTAGCATCTCTGCGGGATGATGGTAAAAAACCCTCTGCCTACATCGCAGACACTACCACCGCTAACGCCCAAGTGCGTACCCTCTCTGAAACCGTGCGCCTTGATGCTCGTACCAAGTTATTAAACCCCAAATGGTACGAAGGGATGTTATCTCACGGTTATGAAGGGGTAAGGGAATTATCCAAACGCCTTGTAAATACCATGGGTTGGAGTGCCACCGCCGACGCTGTGGACAACTGGGTATATGAGGATACCAACACTACCTTTATCCAAGATGAGGAGATGTGTAAGCGTTTAATGGATTTAAACCCCAACTCTTTCCGTCGTATGGTTAGCACCTTATTGGAAGTTAACGGACGTGGTTATTGGGAAACCTCTGATGAGAATATCGAGAAGTTACAACAGTTATACCAAGAAGCGGAAGATCGCATCGAAGGTATTGAGTAA
- a CDS encoding NAD(P)H-quinone oxidoreductase subunit F, whose protein sequence is MTEFLVRYVWLIPFYSLLGALLTLPWALGFVRRTGPRPAAYVNIFMTLLSFIHGSVAFNYVLNHDSFNLNFPWFTIADLELSFAVEVSQISMTALSLVTLMSLLAQIFAIGYMEKDWSLARFFGLMSFFEAAIGGIALSDSLLLSYGLLELLTLSTYLLVGFWYAQPLVVTAARDAFLTKRVGDIILLMGLVALSSYGAGLTFSELTTWAANHPLSDFTAALLGLSLIAGPTGKCAQFPLNLWLDEGMEGPSPASILRNSVVVSAGAYVLIKLEPVFTLSPISSSALIIIGAITAVGGSLIALAQVDLKRTLSHSTSAYLGLAFIAVGLGHVDIAFLIVLTHGIAKALLFMSAASVILTTTAQNITELGGLWSKMPATTIAFMTGSAGIVALLPLGMFFTFSRWFDGKLAVSWWLLGILLTVNFINALNFTRVFRLVFLGKTQPKTKRAPEVIWSMAVPMVSLSIIALLTPLIPIKYSLWLSPVSPLSGNDSPILTFAVPTLIITGVVGVLVGFSLSLHRLWDRPLNKLVRFLQDLLAYDFYLDKIYQYTVVAFVTTLSRLTTWFDRYVVDGAVNLVSLFAIFSGNALKYNTSGQSQFYILTILIGVSLLMWSILSGQWSNILNYWNF, encoded by the coding sequence ATGACAGAATTTCTTGTTAGATACGTATGGTTAATCCCTTTCTATAGTTTACTGGGGGCTTTGTTAACCCTCCCTTGGGCTTTGGGTTTTGTTCGACGCACAGGGCCACGCCCTGCAGCGTATGTGAATATTTTCATGACTTTACTATCATTCATCCATGGTAGTGTCGCTTTTAATTATGTTTTAAACCATGATTCATTTAATCTAAACTTTCCATGGTTTACCATTGCCGATTTAGAGTTATCTTTCGCAGTAGAAGTTTCTCAAATTAGTATGACGGCTTTAAGTTTAGTTACTTTAATGAGTTTACTGGCTCAAATTTTCGCCATTGGCTACATGGAAAAAGATTGGTCTTTGGCAAGGTTTTTTGGTTTGATGAGTTTCTTTGAGGCGGCCATCGGCGGTATCGCCCTCAGTGATTCTTTACTCCTTAGCTATGGTTTATTAGAACTATTAACCCTTTCAACTTATTTATTAGTGGGTTTTTGGTATGCCCAACCCCTTGTAGTTACAGCTGCTAGGGATGCTTTTCTAACCAAAAGGGTGGGAGATATTATTCTTTTGATGGGTTTGGTTGCCCTCTCTAGTTATGGGGCTGGTTTAACCTTTTCGGAGTTAACCACTTGGGCTGCTAATCATCCTTTATCAGATTTTACCGCTGCTTTGTTGGGTTTATCTCTGATTGCAGGGCCTACGGGTAAGTGCGCTCAGTTTCCTCTCAATTTATGGTTAGACGAAGGGATGGAAGGGCCTAGCCCCGCTAGTATTCTGCGAAATTCGGTGGTAGTATCCGCAGGGGCTTATGTATTGATTAAGTTAGAGCCTGTATTTACCCTTTCCCCTATTTCTTCTAGTGCTTTAATCATCATCGGTGCTATCACTGCGGTGGGAGGTTCGTTGATTGCTTTGGCACAGGTTGATTTAAAAAGAACTTTATCTCATTCTACCAGTGCTTATCTCGGTTTGGCTTTTATTGCGGTGGGTTTAGGTCATGTGGATATTGCCTTTTTAATTGTCTTAACCCACGGCATCGCCAAGGCTTTATTATTTATGAGTGCGGCTTCGGTAATTTTGACTACCACGGCTCAAAATATTACTGAGTTGGGGGGTTTATGGTCAAAAATGCCCGCGACAACGATCGCCTTTATGACAGGTAGTGCAGGAATTGTGGCTTTATTACCCTTGGGGATGTTTTTCACCTTTTCCCGATGGTTTGACGGCAAATTAGCCGTTTCTTGGTGGTTATTAGGAATTTTATTAACCGTCAATTTCATTAATGCCCTTAACTTTACCCGAGTATTTCGCCTTGTTTTCTTGGGCAAAACTCAACCCAAAACCAAACGAGCTCCCGAAGTTATTTGGTCGATGGCTGTACCCATGGTAAGTTTAAGTATTATTGCTTTACTAACTCCCCTTATTCCCATCAAATATTCTCTTTGGTTAAGCCCTGTATCTCCCTTATCGGGGAATGATTCTCCTATACTAACTTTCGCCGTACCTACGTTGATTATTACTGGAGTGGTGGGGGTTTTGGTTGGTTTTAGCTTATCATTACATCGATTATGGGATCGTCCTTTAAATAAGTTGGTGCGATTTTTACAAGATTTACTCGCCTACGACTTCTATTTGGACAAAATTTATCAATATACCGTGGTGGCTTTTGTGACAACCTTATCTCGTTTAACCACATGGTTTGATCGTTATGTGGTAGATGGGGCGGTAAACTTGGTTAGTTTATTTGCTATTTTTAGCGGTAACGCTTTAAAGTACAATACTTCTGGACAGTCTCAATTTTATATTCTCACTATCTTAATTGGAGTAAGTCTTTTGATGTGGTCAATTTTGAGTGGTCAATGGAGTAATATTCTTAATTATTGGAATTTCTAG
- a CDS encoding NADH-quinone oxidoreductase subunit M gives MLSLLIWIPVLGGLVVGFLPNNKNPNISRNIAIIFATTTLIINLLIALKFDTNTFSLQLTEHYQWLSWLGLSYDLGLDGLSFPLICLNSFLTLTAIYITPKDLSRPKLYYSLVLLLSAGVMGAFLAQDLLLFFLFYEVEVAPLYFLIAIWGGARKGYAAMKFLLYTVLSGFLVLISFLGLVWLSGESTFAFEPLQSHSIPVASQVLLLIPLLIGLFIKIPIFPFHTWLPDAHVEASTPVSVLLAGVLLKLGTYGLLRFGVGLFRDGWVVLAPYLAFLAAISALYGASCAIAQKDMKKVVAYSSIAHMAYILLGAAATTRLSLEASILQMVSHGLISAMLFILVGIVYKKTGSRDVNYLSGLLNPERGLPVTGSLMILGVMASSGIPGMVGFIAEFLVFRGSFPIFPIPTLLCLVGTGLTAVYFLLMVNRVFFGRLTTELASLPRVMWSERIPAIALAALIIIFGLQPNWMLRWCKTEASVILYGNQIVIEQQINS, from the coding sequence ATGCTGAGTTTATTAATTTGGATACCAGTACTAGGTGGTTTAGTTGTAGGTTTTTTACCCAATAATAAAAACCCTAATATTTCTCGTAATATTGCTATTATTTTCGCAACTACTACCCTAATTATTAATTTATTAATTGCCTTAAAATTTGATACTAATACCTTTAGTTTACAACTGACTGAACATTACCAGTGGTTGAGTTGGCTAGGGTTAAGTTATGATTTAGGCTTAGATGGTTTATCTTTTCCCCTCATTTGTCTAAATAGTTTTTTAACTTTAACGGCAATTTATATCACTCCCAAAGATTTATCTCGACCTAAACTTTATTACTCATTAGTTTTATTATTAAGTGCAGGGGTAATGGGGGCATTTTTGGCACAAGATTTATTACTCTTTTTCCTTTTTTATGAAGTAGAAGTAGCTCCTTTATATTTCCTAATTGCCATCTGGGGAGGTGCGAGAAAGGGTTATGCGGCGATGAAGTTTTTACTTTATACTGTGTTATCAGGATTTTTGGTGTTAATTTCTTTCCTCGGTTTGGTATGGTTGAGCGGAGAATCTACCTTTGCTTTTGAGCCTCTCCAATCCCATTCTATTCCCGTGGCTAGTCAGGTATTGTTACTGATTCCTTTATTGATTGGTTTATTTATTAAAATTCCTATCTTTCCCTTTCATACTTGGTTGCCTGATGCCCATGTGGAAGCAAGTACCCCCGTATCGGTATTATTGGCAGGGGTATTATTGAAATTGGGAACTTATGGTTTATTGAGGTTTGGGGTTGGTTTATTCCGTGATGGTTGGGTGGTGTTAGCTCCCTATTTAGCTTTTTTGGCAGCCATTAGCGCCCTTTATGGGGCATCCTGTGCGATCGCCCAGAAGGACATGAAAAAGGTGGTTGCTTACTCCTCTATCGCCCACATGGCTTATATTTTGCTGGGGGCGGCTGCCACTACCCGCCTGAGTCTGGAGGCTTCTATTTTACAAATGGTGAGCCATGGTTTAATTTCCGCCATGCTGTTTATTTTGGTGGGTATTGTTTACAAAAAGACTGGTAGCCGTGATGTAAATTATCTTAGTGGTTTGTTAAATCCTGAAAGGGGATTACCTGTGACGGGTAGCTTAATGATTTTGGGGGTTATGGCTAGTTCTGGAATTCCGGGAATGGTCGGTTTTATCGCTGAATTTTTGGTATTCCGAGGTAGTTTCCCCATTTTCCCTATACCCACCCTCTTATGTTTAGTGGGAACAGGTTTAACGGCGGTTTACTTCTTATTAATGGTTAATCGAGTCTTTTTTGGTCGTCTGACTACCGAACTGGCTAGTTTGCCCCGTGTAATGTGGTCTGAGCGAATACCTGCGATCGCCCTTGCGGCTTTAATTATTATCTTTGGTTTACAACCTAATTGGATGCTCAGATGGTGTAAAACCGAAGCATCAGTAATTCTTTATGGTAATCAAATTGTTATTGAACAACAAATTAACAGTTAA
- a CDS encoding aspartate carbamoyltransferase catalytic subunit, translating to MTTTTHWTKKHIISLEDFSKEEYDTVLTTAASFRDVLKSRTKKVPALQGQVVANMFFEPSTRTRSSFELAAKRLSADILNFAPSSSSLTKGETILDTAKTYLAMGANIMVIRHSHSGVPLNIAQEMDRLKTGVSIFNAGDGLHQHPSQGLLDLFTLTNLLDSKNPRTDLLKGKKIAIVGDIIHSRVARSNINSLLTAGAHLHLSAPPTLLPNLFANTVKSDYKDRLFIHWNIEPALKNADFVMTLRLQKERMADYLLPSLREYHQLFGITRDRLLLCNPDVKVLHPGPVNRGVELSSDLMDDEKLSLISDQVTNGVAVRMALLYLIGNLKQEANSQALATI from the coding sequence ATGACCACCACAACCCATTGGACAAAAAAACATATCATTTCCCTCGAAGACTTTAGCAAAGAAGAATATGACACTGTATTAACCACCGCCGCCAGTTTTCGGGATGTGCTAAAAAGTAGAACCAAAAAAGTTCCTGCGCTTCAAGGGCAAGTGGTAGCGAATATGTTTTTTGAACCCTCTACCCGCACCCGTAGCAGTTTTGAGTTGGCAGCCAAAAGACTATCTGCCGACATTCTCAATTTTGCCCCTAGCTCATCATCTCTCACTAAGGGTGAAACCATCCTTGATACTGCCAAAACTTACCTCGCCATGGGTGCTAATATCATGGTAATTCGTCACAGTCATTCGGGAGTGCCGTTAAATATTGCCCAAGAAATGGATCGACTGAAAACGGGGGTAAGTATTTTTAATGCGGGAGATGGGTTACATCAACATCCTTCCCAGGGGTTACTGGATTTGTTTACCCTCACCAATTTATTAGATTCCAAAAATCCTCGCACGGACTTATTAAAAGGTAAAAAAATCGCCATTGTGGGGGATATAATTCATTCTCGGGTGGCTCGTTCCAACATTAACAGTCTATTAACCGCAGGCGCCCATCTACACCTATCAGCGCCCCCTACCCTTTTACCAAATTTATTTGCGAATACGGTCAAATCTGACTATAAGGATCGTTTATTTATCCATTGGAACATTGAACCTGCCTTGAAAAATGCTGATTTTGTCATGACTTTACGGCTACAAAAAGAGCGTATGGCAGATTATTTATTACCTAGTTTGAGGGAATATCATCAATTGTTTGGGATTACGCGCGATCGCCTCTTATTATGTAATCCAGATGTAAAAGTATTACACCCAGGCCCTGTAAATAGAGGGGTGGAACTAAGTTCGGACTTAATGGACGACGAAAAATTGAGCCTAATTTCAGATCAAGTCACCAATGGAGTAGCCGTAAGAATGGCTTTATTATATCTAATTGGTAATTTGAAACAAGAAGCAAATTCTCAGGCTTTAGCCACGATTTAA
- the lepB gene encoding signal peptidase I, whose translation MSESLPQSETKKANQKQENPIVEIVKTVVMAVVLSFGIRTFVAEARYIPSSSMEPTLQINDRLIIEKMTYRFREPQRGEIIVFDATEAIEQLGWNGAFIKRVIGLPGDEVIVRDGDVMVNGQILKESYIQEAPKYDFGPVVVPDNSYLVLGDNRNNSSDSHVWGYVPDENIIGRATVRFWPFHRLGGIDENSAYADTLIESPQ comes from the coding sequence ATGAGTGAGTCTTTACCACAATCAGAAACTAAAAAAGCTAATCAAAAACAGGAAAACCCCATTGTAGAAATTGTTAAAACCGTTGTGATGGCGGTTGTTTTGTCCTTTGGTATTCGTACTTTTGTGGCGGAAGCTAGATATATTCCCTCTTCTTCTATGGAGCCTACTTTACAGATTAATGATCGATTAATTATTGAAAAAATGACTTATCGTTTTCGAGAGCCTCAGAGGGGAGAAATAATTGTTTTTGATGCTACTGAAGCCATTGAGCAACTGGGTTGGAATGGGGCTTTTATCAAAAGGGTGATTGGTTTACCTGGAGATGAGGTGATTGTTAGGGATGGTGATGTTATGGTTAATGGTCAAATTTTAAAAGAGTCTTATATTCAAGAAGCCCCTAAGTATGATTTTGGCCCTGTAGTTGTACCTGATAATAGTTATTTAGTGTTAGGTGATAATCGTAATAATAGTTCTGATTCTCATGTTTGGGGTTATGTGCCGGATGAAAATATTATTGGTAGGGCAACGGTACGTTTTTGGCCTTTTCATCGTTTGGGAGGTATTGATGAAAATTCTGCTTATGCGGATACTTTAATTGAGTCTCCTCAATAG